CTGCAAATGTCAAGATTCTTCCCATTCAGCCATCGCCTTCCCTAGTAACGCAGAAGCTGTTCATAGCAGTAGGTAAGAGATTAACTGATAAGAGTCTTTTGTTTAAGAGGCATAACGAGGGACTTTGGGATGAATCTCCTCCATGTTTGTAAAAGGAAGATACCATGATTTTCGCAGGTGTTTAATTTACTGTTGCTGAACTAAGATGACACTACAAAAGCGGTATTTTATGCAGTATGCAAAGCCTGCAGATCTGTATTGAAAGGTAGATTTTTCCCTACATACTTAAGTCAAAGCAGTTATTCTTGGTCCTGTGGAGGTTTTAGagcatgcatatatataaaattgttATACTTTTAATTGAAAAGCTTTGCCAGTGCTCAGTTATTCACACAGCTTTCCTAtcagtgaatatttattttagtttctacTTTGTGCAAATATGGAAGACAGTGAGGGCTATGGCAGACCTGACTTTGTTGCTCCATATTCTAGTTGGTTGTTTTACTAATAGATGTATTGTTAGAATCTTTGGGTGAAAATTCATGATTATAAATACTTTGatactttgttgttgttggtaCAGGTACATCCCCACAGCAGCTGCGTTTGGTGGTTTGTGCATCGGTGCCCTTTCGGTATTGGCGGACTTTCTGGGAGCCATTGGGTCCGGCACTGGCATTCTGCTTGCAGTCACTATTATTTAtcagtattttgaaatctttGTAAAAGAACAGGCTGAAGTTGGAGGAGTAGGTGCATTATTTTTCTAGATGTCCAAATATTTCATGGTTTGtgtgaaagggaaaatattttgaccaCATGTGTCATTTAGTCCaataatgctattttctttttacttgttttaaagtGCTACATGTCCCATTACTGTAATGGGCCTTGAGCAATGCCTGTGCGCAGCATTAGTACCAGCTGCCTTAAGAATAAAGTTTACATTATCTTGTTTAAGTATTATCTAGTGTTGCCTGTAATGCTGGAAACCAATTCATCTACCTTGCTGTTCAAACACTACAGTGAGATGGTAAAATGTATCAGTTTGATATCGGTAAACATTTTTGCACACAGCAttaaaatgttacatttatttCCCTGtcctaaataggaaaaaaaaaaaaagaaatctgagttcAGATTGCCACGTGCCAGTATTCTTGACAAAATTTATTTGTAGCctgtattttacattaatttttttatactttcttaACTTGTATTTCCCCATCATTGAACATGGCGCTCCTTATTCCTTTGCGGTGTCTTCACCCAGGCACCTTTCTCTTAGCTCTAAGGGTGGACAAGCAAACGTTTTACCGGAGACTGATACTCATCTCACCCATGAACTGGTTCTGTGGTGGATTTGCTGCATCGCAGGCCCTGGGCGCCCCGTGAGACAGCCTGGTAGCTGCTGTCGTGCTCGTCAGTCAGCCCAGTAGTTTTGTTTTCAACATGTACTTGTGAAAACTGTGCCACTGAAACTCCATGTCCACTTTGCTTTTGTGAGTCTGAAGAACAAGGCCTGGTTCCTCGATCAGTGTTCAGAGGAGGGAAAGGGCGGGGGGAACGAGGAGTTCCTGCTGAAAATTTATTTATGTTGTCACGCTTTACAGCGGCAATGTAGCAACTGTAAACGTTAGACAATAAACTTATTTAATTAAGCTCTCCCCTGTGTCTTATCTGTGCAAGATGTAATTCATATGCAGGTTTTGATGCTTTGTTAGTGAGGTAGGTCTGGGAGGCTCCTTTTATATCCTTATCCTTTCTAGAATATAATTCTGATCAGTTTTTAGCAGCCTGAATTAAAGAACAAATCTCAGGGTTCCTCCCCTTAAAATCATTGAGTTTTTCTGCTCAGATGTGATCAATAActgtttccctttgctttcaCATCTTGatctcttctgtcttctctcGTGCTTAACTTGAAGGTAACTTTGTGTTGTTGGTGAAGGCAAGAAAATCTTAAGCAAGTTTCCTGCTTCATTTCTAAGTTAGGAAAGTTTTCCTAATTCATCCAGATTTATTCCCGAGCAAGACTTTGATATTAGTATATGTTTATTGCAACTCTTAGATCCTAACCTTTAAGCAGTGGTGGGTGTTTATGTTATTAGAAGAGGTCCACTGTGCGCAGATTCGCTGAAGGTTTGTTTGGCAAAAGATGAACCTGGATGTCATGAGACCAGGGTGCCGCCGGCAACTGGATGTGTTGGACGGAGAGGCAGAGGTAACCTCGTACCTTAAACGCAATCCCCTGCTGCATCCCACACCCTTCTGGTGTGCACCAGCAGAGGGTTTGTCGTTACTGTCATCGTTGTTGTCAGAGTCATAATTTTCTTAGCTTGAACAAAccaattttctctttctggatAGTTTAGttggggctgggagaaggaagcAACATCTTCAGGTCTAAATCATAAAAGGAAGCTGCTGACACTGCCATTCCAAACCCTGCAGCCCGGGCACACGCACACTGTGTCCCTCTGCAGCTCTTGCTGCTCCTACCATAGAAAATTTCCTGCAGTTGTTGAAATGCTGCTGCTTGTGGATGAGAAGCACGTTCTTCCTGCTGGCCTCGGCTTGAAGAGGCGCTGCTACACCACCAACTACCGCTGTTGAAGGATCTTCCTTGTACTGAAAGGTAAGCGCAATGCCGAATATAGTGAGAAATGAGCCATTCTGAAAATTAAGCAAcctttttattatgattattcTGTCAAGGCTTGATAGACTGAGCAGTCAGAAGAGATGCTTTTTGTCAGTTACATAATTCCAGATAAAAAGATCAAAATCATTCCTACAAATACTTGGTTTTTTGCTCTACAAGTAAAGCAGAGGACATTTATTACAAGAAGAGTTATACTTCTAAGCCATCTGAATTGGTCAGTTTTCAACTAAATTTCTCATCGTCTAGTTTTAGAACTTCATAAAAGGAACTTGGAGCGGTTTTTCTGCTGCACGCTTCAGGGCCAACGCGTAAGTGTAAACCCTGGCATCCACTGCAACCCGTTCTTCTGCTATGagttctgaaaagaaatgaaaaaaatataattatgagATGCTGTTAAAACTTTTCCCCTACAGAAATGTAAGTCCTTTACTAAAACGAAGATGTATAGCATTCCAGATGAATTCCTCATGCTAACACCTAAAGCTATCACTcactctctcagcttttttttgGAGATACAGTATTCTGGGATGAGAAACGCCACGAggagccaggagaagagaagctAAGGGTTTCCTGAAGCTCACGTTAGTGCATTTAATGTGTCAGAAAGCTCTTACCATCAATTCTTTGCAGCAGGTCATTCTTTGGAAGTGAAATAACTTCCACAAATtctaggagagaagaaaaaaaatttatgcaCCTTTAAATTGGTGAACAGTAGAGGAAGTCAACTTCAGTGTCCTCTTTCTTATAgttcagaagggaaaacaaactgCGTTAATGCTCATCAATATCCAAAAGCTGTGAGCCCATATATTGCCAAAAAGGCCGACTAAATGGGAGAAGGCAGTGACCGGGGTTGTTAAAAAATGGGTTTGGTGGAAAGGAACAGGGCAAGAGCTGGGAAAAACAGTGCAGCTGACAGCTATGGGGGAGAAGAATCCTTCTGAAAGGAGACTTCCTTTCTGAGAGTGGAAAATACACTGCTGAAGGGGACTTTCGGTTGGCTTATACTGGTATGGTAATGGGGTGTAGATGCGTTTGAAAACCAAAAGAGCACAAAGACAAAGGGTTTGTTCTTGATGAATCTGTGTTGGTGCACACCTGCCCTGTCTTTGAGTCAGCTGTCTTTGGGGCTTGATCGACAGCTGCTGTGGATTCGGTAATTTGTATTTCCTGAGATACTGGTGCTACAGGTGCAATAATGCCCCACAGGAATGTCTAGGCCAAAGCCAATCTCGTGCATGTTGAGGAGGGTTAGGAGATTAACCACACCCAAATAAAAACCAGTTTTAACTGACATTTTCTAAGTAAAACTTGCCACGTGAAGATCACACTTGACCTTACTGTCACTGTGAGTACAGCTACATACCTCCatcatctgcaagaaaaaaagtaGTGAGTTAAGGATTCTGAAATACATTTGGGTTTACAACTCAAAAGCATTTTGATAGCTGACTGATCGCGCGTGACACTGTCATTGCTTCCACGTCCAAGCCCCAGCTAGGAAGAATATCTAGGTTCACAAGTGCTTATGACCCTCACTGAACTTTGGCACCTAAATGTCTCATTCCGGGTGTGCCAACACCTGACACAACATCCAGGCCTCCCCAGTGAATTTAGCAAAGAAACACAGCTCTGCTTATCTAAGAGTGCCAGATGTGATTTGAAGGACATACAGCATCTAAACCAGCTGGGACAGAAGAGAGGCAGGGGTAGGGATAGTTCTTTTAAGGCCACTCTTTTGTTACCTTCTTggaattttcaaataaatggtACAAAACTCACCAAGTTTTTGCTTAGGTCTTGTATTCTCAGCATCATCTCCATTAATGGTGACGCTCACGATGTGTGTCGTGCTGTTTGACAAACCTGGGTCCAAGCAGAGAGCTGCCAACAAGCACATGAagaggtttatttttcaaaagcaggagTCAAGGACCTCCCTTTTTAACAAAAGCTTTCACAGAAATCTATCTGATACGATAGGAGAATGTATATTTGGCATATGTTCATGCTGGAAGACTTGCGAAAAGTTTGTTTTCACAAGTTCTTAAACGTAATGTTTCTGTAACTCTCATCTCTTTTACAGATTCCTTGCAAGACTTGTTTTCAGCACCTAGGTTTACTTTCCATTCCATAGACTGAAGATTAAACTGTAACCCAGACATCCCTTACAGACTTCCTCAGCCCATTAAAGCCTAATTCTGACATCACCTGTCTccacctctctgtccccagcaAGCATCTGTACCCAAGAGCCAAGTCTCAGCTGCCATGACATTTACTTGAAATCCTCTGTAAGTTGCATCACCTTCTCAAGTTTTATTTATGATCCTCCTTTTGcctccattttattttatgtaggAAGCATTGGATTGGCAACAGTCACATTCCAAAAGATATCTGGATTTACTCCAattattcttccttctttctggTTGGAGAAGCTGGATACTGTCACCTCCCCACAGCTGACATGAGGATGACCTCCGCTCAGACTGCATCGTGCAGCTGGTGTTCCTCCCTAAGTTCACGGGTGTTGTTCACATTAAGTCCAGCAATTTAGACCTTTATACTAAAATGCCTAATCACAGCTtcaataatttgttttttttataaagcatctTAATAGCAAAGTTTTCCACTCTAAACATCAACTGTTGCATTAGTCCTGTATATTGAACAGGAGTTCAACAACTGACTTGTCAAGGACCAAAGTCTCCTTGGTCCAGCCATGGGATACTACTCTCTGCTGATCTGCATAGACTTTTCTGCATAGATTTTTCCTTTAGTTTAAAGCATTTTAGACATTTAGAGTACCCATCAAAGACAGAATTagctttgaaaaaattaaaaaaaagcaaagacctgGAGTACATTCAACGACTTCCCCCTTGTACCCGgtttcttcctccagctctcGCAATGCAGCGCTTTCTGCAGTCTCATTTTCCTCAATAAGGCCTGTGAGATAAACATTACACAAGAACCATTTAAAAGTTAGCACTTACATCCATCCTGAGATCTAATCCACCTTTACAAAGGAGGTGAAACATTGTCACTGCCCTATTTTTACAGAGGGATAAGCTGAGGCGTTCGGAAGGATTCCTGTTCCAGGATTCATCATGCTGCTGCCCATGTCTCCAACTGCTTATCTACAGAAGTGTGCTGCCTTCCCAGGAAATGACAGTAATGTTCTCATGAGGGAAAGGAGCCAAAAGCTTCGGCTCTTGCAGAAAGGAGAAGTGGGGGGAAATGCAACATTCTAATAACAGGCTACTGTGCGAAATGCCTTCAGTCTGCTAACAGGAACtatgtttattttgtattcttcATTATCAAATACTTCTATTTCTGAATAGCACGCTGAATAGCAGAGCTCACCGCGATTTTCTCGTTAGAGCTACTTCATTGATTGATGGGCCAGGCACATCTAAATACACTTAACTGTCAGCTTTATGTGACTAATCTTAATGTTTCAGTCACTTACCTGCAGGAAATTCCAAGCAGTAGCCGTTAATTGGGGGTCTGAACTGTTTCACTAGGACAACGCAGTCGTAGTGGAGAGTTCTCTGTAGTACCGCTATCACTGCTACACCTACAAATAGTGAGGGAAGACAAAAGTATATAGAACTTAAGCATAGCAGAAAGCAAGAATTTAGTGCTAGATCTGGAAAGGAACCCAAGCACTGTTACTCTGAGCATTATACATTTGGATGCCTGCTCCAGAATCCCGAACGATGAATTTAAGCTCCTTATATCACACGTGGTGAGAGACAAAAGCCCAAAATGAGGTCTTCAAAGTATGCCAGCAAACGAGAGGCGCGCGTACCAAGCAAGACCAGCCTCAGCCCACCAATACCTAGGGAAGGGCTCTCTTGCCTACAGAGACTGTTTGAAGCCATTCTATGGAACGCCCTCCCACATTCCTCTCAtgactaaaccatgtcccttgCCCCTAACAGCAGACCCAGTTCACCAATCTGTGAGCTACTTTGTATCAGGGCATCCATCCTGTCTTTGAAATTgctcccttgttctaaagcgacCTTGGGAAAACACTCCTACCGGGGACGCTCTGATTTTTCAGCACTGAAGTTAGCATTACGTTAGCGCACACTTGCTCAGGGGTACAGCAAGCTCTGCTAAGCTATTTGTTCTGCATCCTCATCCATTTAGAAAGACATCGGCTCAAAACTCTGCCCTGTGAGCTTATCAGAAGaactttcacaggaaaaaatgaaaacaaaaaaagtcaccAATGTCTTACCATCAGCTGAAACACCCTTCTTGTTGCCAGTACGCTTTACACTTTCCCAAGTTCTGTTTaacacagacaaaaggaaaaatgaatacaTCAAAAGGAATAATATCCATTTTATTTGTAAGTCTCCTACTCTTGCtactgtaatttaaaagcaaaatataccATCACACAGTGAGGCCCCGTAAGAAAGCAGGTGGCCTTAGGCAAGCCCTGTCATGTGCTGGCACCATAAAGCGTCTGCAGTATAATTTTGTTTCGCCTACTTAAAGGAGGGAGAAAGACGTAAATGACTGTCACAGAACAGACAAGTCTTATAAAAGTGATTCTGGAAAAGTGCAAAATAAAGCAATTGATATATTAAACATGTCAGATTTTGAAAGACAGTTTTGTAAGAAGACCATACGCATTCTATCTTTTATCTTGCTTTTGCATAAGGTTTATAGTGTAAGTTACTGTGAACTCTCAGCTCAGTTACTCGAGCAAATGAGGAGCGCAAAGGCAATGAAGAGTAAAGCATCTCTCTCAAAATAAGCAATGGAATGaataaaaacccaaaatccaccaGCAATAAAAAACCTTTCACAAAAGCACCaatctttgctatttttttaaaaggatacttTGCTGATGAACTGGGAGGCACTACAGAAAGCAAACAGTACAGAATCTAATACATTAACGGGAGAGAAGTAAAGCTGTGGTGTCACATCTagataaatacagcaaaattaaagcacagaaaagaacCGAACGGGCGTGATAATATGCAAGAGGACAGTAACTTGTCAGTAGTATGCAAGATCCAGCACCATCAGCAGCGCAAAAAAGCCCTTAATGAAGAACCAGAAAAGCCTCAGGACGGACTGTCCGATCATCAGTCTATTTGCACAGACAAAGTTTATGTTCATTTCTGCACAGCGTCTTTacaaggaacagaaaatgcaagATAAACCAGGGTCCAATGTGCCCAAAAGGACTTAGGAGCCAAATTTGATCCCACGTGCTGACACATCTGCtagagtaagatttttttttttctctgaacagtaCGAACTATAAAGGAATTGCACAATAGTTCTCATCTGGTGTTGAGTAATAGGTTTGTAAAGCTCATATTCTCTAGCCTGGGGCTGGTACAATTGGGAACGTTATAGGAATCTGAAACGCCAGAGCGGCAATTACCTGGGTTTACCAAAGGGATCAGTGTAAGTTGTTTCTTCAAGCTTCAAccattttctttctgcaattACCTAAAATAAAGAATTCTTTGTTAAATACATTATAAGATCAATCCCAAATATATTTGGGGGCTAAGGGGAGAAACAACACAACTATTTTTGGATTCTTCTGAAGACAAAATCACAGCATCAGAATACATGCAGGAACATGCAACAACATTCCTGTAGCTAAtacggaaaaaaaaccccaacatttacTCCGAGTTCTTGAATAGGAATAGAAAGTAAGTCCAGTAACTTTTCTTAACTTGACTTTTATAACGAAGTTTCAATGAATTCGGTGGGATTTTACATACTGGAAAATCCTCATCCTTTTAGAATGATTTTACAAAGGTCATGtttcagctgagaaagaaaaaagggtcaCTGGTCTGCACGGACTTTAGCTACACGGGTGATCTCATAAGTGCCCACTTACAAGAGAGCATGGCTAACAGCTAAGCATGCAAGACTGAAAACCAAACTATTTTGAAACTTTTCTTGCTGCGATCTCAGACTGTGCCCTTGTGTAAACTGCTGTTTTCTGTAACTGCGAGCAGTGATACGTACCTGCCCTTTTTAGGATTTCTGAGAGCTGCTGATTGATTGAGTGCTCGGCCTTAACATTATtacaaaatgtcttttctgtgctacATGAGTTTATTTGCCCTGTGgtgtttcttcatcttttatgtaattcttttaaaaaggaaaaatccctaGGTAGTAGCCCAGCAGTTTACTTCTTTTAATGTAACTTGTATTTTAAGCTTTGCTAAAGGTATAGGCAGACAAGAAGCTTGTCTCCAAAATTTTGTATCAAGCTGGCCATAGGTCTGACCACAGAAATCAGAAGTAATCGGTAAGATGAACAAACTACTTCCTATTGTCTAATGAGACACACTGCTGACAGCAACAGAACAAGCATAAGCAAGGGGAAAAGAggatctggaaaaaaacccacaacattaaATTGTAGCAAAGGGTGGAGTCCGAGAGGCCATTCCTGTGGTTGGCACACTACAATCCTCTAGTGCAGGACAAGGAGCAAATAGGGCCCGTGTGGCCATGTAGATCTTGAAATTAAAAGTGAGAGATTCACCAActaaaaaaagaatacagagaaatGAAATGTAGTATATGATGCAGCTATAACTAGAGTACAGAAGCACAGTACAGCATCAGCTGGAGGCAGAGGCACATCAGAAACGATTCAGGTGTCCAGTAAATTATAACTGAGCTGAATGAACTCACATAATTCTTAAAATGtgttcttcagaaaaattatttttataggtAATTGAAATAATAATAGCACTCCTACGGTTGTAAACGCAGCTGCATGTATTTTTCATGTAGGAGTTCTggtatttattttggaaagcataATATTTCCACGTAACAGGAACTGGAAAAGGAGAGCTATGTGTTCTCAAAAGGGCTTTCTAATGGCTTTGTGgtcacaaaaccagaaaggagaatcaggaaaagagaagatgaagtATATTATGCTCATTACAAGAAGTAATTCCGTTTGGAAGCATTCAGgtgtattttaaatagctttgcaTTCGCTCCTAAATCACTGCAGAACTAAAGTACAGGAAGATCCAAAAGAGAAATAGATGAAAATCATGTTCCATTGGTTGTCCAAGGAAAGGAATATATATACTTCAGTTAAGTAAACACAGCCAAATGTTTTAAcgaatttttttaaacatcacagAGAACACAAAGAACTAGATTATTGATCATGGTCCCATATTGCTGCAGCATtcaacagagctggcagatcatTACCCCTGTCATCAAGTTACCGTTTGctaagaagaaaggggaaaatggcTGAAATCAGAACACCACGGTCCCCAGGAAtcctggaggaaaaagaaatccctaGTCTGTAAGAAATTAGACCTATCAAAGcttcaaaaagacaaaaaaaaagaaaaagtaaaaagaaggtTTTATGTgtacaaaacaaacaacatcaaacaaagtgtttt
Above is a window of Larus michahellis chromosome 1, bLarMic1.1, whole genome shotgun sequence DNA encoding:
- the NUDT5 gene encoding ADP-sugar pyrophosphatase isoform X2, which encodes MAAQTSMEVPKTGRQFVLKEEVIAERKWLKLEETTYTDPFGKPRTWESVKRTGNKKGVSADGVAVIAVLQRTLHYDCVVLVKQFRPPINGYCLEFPAGLIEENETAESAALRELEEETGYKGEVVECTPALCLDPGLSNSTTHIVSVTINGDDAENTRPKQKLDDGEFVEVISLPKNDLLQRIDELIAEERVAVDARVYTYALALKRAAEKPLQVPFMKF
- the NUDT5 gene encoding ADP-sugar pyrophosphatase isoform X1, which translates into the protein MAAQTSMEVPKTGRQFVLKEEVIAERKWLKLEETTYTDPFGKPRTWESVKRTGNKKGVSADGVAVIAVLQRTLHYDCVVLVKQFRPPINGYCLEFPAGLIEENETAESAALRELEEETGYKGEVVECTPALCLDPGLSNSTTHIVSVTINGDDAENTRPKQKLGEFCTIYLKIPRR